Part of the Candidatus Krumholzibacteriota bacterium genome is shown below.
TCTGATGCTGGGTGAAGTGTTATTCCCCTCCGATTATTCACCGGGCGATGATATTATTCTCGATGGTGCTGAGCTGTTAGATGACATATATCAAAGCTGGCTTCAAGGACACACCGAGATTACAACTGACAGGCTCTATGAAAATTATCCGGCATACTCGGGTTCTGAGGAATTGACAAAAGCGAGCGCTTTATCTTATCTGGATGCCGGCACTAATCATGTCGTACATGCCGGGCACGGCTACAAATACAATATGTCGGTCGGAGACGCAAGCATCTTGAATTATGATGCTAATAATCTCACAAATGGGGACGCTCTTTTCTCAATGTACCTAATGAATTGTACAAATGCCTCTTATGACACGGATTGCCTCGCGGAATATTTTCTTCTCAACAATACAGGCGGCGCTTACGCTGTTACCGGCTCCAGCAGATCGGCGTTTCCAAGCACTTCAAGGCTTTATATGGAGGAATATTACAGGCTTGTTTTTGATGAGAATATAATGGAACTGGGTAAATTGTATACCCTGTCCCGGGAACCTTACACATCATCGGCTTTATCGGAATCGAGTCACAGGTGGACACATTTCATCTGTAATTTACTGGGAGATCCTGAAGCTATGATGCACAGAGGCGAGGTTAAGAATTTCAGCGTAACTCTTCCGCCTTCTCTCGCGATGGGTGAAAATGATGTGACAGTGGCTGTTCAGAGTGATGGAATGCCTTTCGATTCGGCCAGAGTCTGTCTTTATAAGGAGAACGATGATTACATCTATGGGAATACGGATTTATCGGGTGAAATAACATTCAATGATTTTCTCTGCAGAGAACAGGGCATGGTATATGTGGCAGTTACCGGTTTGAATCACAGCGTTTATCTTGACACAATAGAAGTGTTGCAGGAGAGCGGGCCGTATCTAAGGGTGTCTGATAAAAACTGCTCTGATTCTTCCGGCGGTAATGGAGACGGTGTAATAGATAGCGGAGAAACTCTGGATCTCTTTGTTGAAATCGAGAATACCGGAGGCACCGACGCGGAGAAACTCTACGCTAAACTGTCTTCCTCTGATACGGGTGTTACCGTTATAGACAGCACCGCACTTTATCCCGACATAGTAGCCGGCGGAAAAGAATTTGGAAATGACCCTTTCAGTTTCAGCGTTAGTCCGGGGTATGGGGATGAAGAAGTAATAGAATTTCAGATTGCCGTTCTTGATTCTTCAGGGTCGGTTTGGAGTGAACATTTTGCCTTCGAAGTTCACGCTCCGAGGATAGAACTATATGTAAACTCTAAATCGGACGAACTCCCCTACGGTGACGGGGATGGAACGGTGGAGACAGGAGAGAATTTTCTGCTTAAAATCGGAGTAAAGAATTTTGGAACAGGATCGGCAGTCGGACTGGAAGGAGTGATTTCTTCGCTTGACCCCGATCTTACAGTTATAGACGGTGTTTCGACCTATGCTGATATAGCTCCTATGGAGATTGGATACGGCAACGGGTTTGTTGTTTCTGAAGATAGTCTGAGCAGGAACAATTATTTCTCTCTAACTCTTACAGATAACCGCGGAAGGGTTTTTACTAAACAGCTTGAATTGAGAGAGCCCCAGGCACCTGAAAACGTCAATCTGGACGCGAGCCTGGGAGCTGATCAAATTGTGTTGTTCTGGCATCACGCTTCTTCCGGCGATACATTAAATGATTTTCTTGTATACCGCTCTCTGAGCTCGGGAGGGCCGTTCAGTCAAGTCAGTAAAGATTTGCTTTTTCACACGACATACCATGATTATGGTTTATTGTCCAGCACACATTATTATTATCTTGTAGCCGCAGTCGACTCATGCGGGAATATGGGTCCCTATTGCAATGAAGTGTCAATAACTACAAGCCCGGCTCAGCAGACCGGCTGGCCGAACAGAATGCAGAAAGAAACATCCAGCAGCCCGAAGATAGGCGATATTGACGGCGACAGTGATAATGAACTTGTTATCGGGTCTGATTACATGTATGCCTGGCATGATGACGGGATAGAGTTAAGGGACGGCGATAACAAACCGTTAACCTGGGGTATTTTGAATACTGAAGGTGATAACTTCGTTGCTGCTCCAACCCTTGTAGACCTCGACGGTCAGGCCGGCGCTGAGATTGTCGGGTCATCATGGAATACTGATGAAATTTATGTCTTTGATAGTGAAGGTAATAATCTTCCGGGATGGCCAAAGAGCACGGCTAGTTTCTGCTGGGCCAGCTCGGCTGCGGGAGATTTTGACGGCGACGGTGATAAAGAGCTGGCAACACAGGATATAAGCGGTAATGTGTATGTGTGGCATCATGACGGTTCAGAAATGACAGACGGCGATGGCGATCCCGGCACTGACGGGATTTTCCTGGCAGGGGACGGAACTGGCGATGGCTGGCATGTTTCTACACCCTCTTTCGCGGATATCGACGGTGATGGTGTTCTGGAGCTTATTGTCGGTGATCACAATGACAGTCTGTACTGTTTGAATTCAGACGGAAGCTCTGTCAGCGGCTGGCCCGTTTTTATCGGTGACGCCGGAGCTATTATTACCGCCAGCCCGGCGGTAGGTGATATTGACAATGACGGAGAAATGGAAATTGTTGTCCAGAATAATGTTGGCAGGGTGTTGGGACTGAATCATGACGGCAGTACTATGAGCGGCTGGCCGAAATGGGTATCGAGCTCCGGTTACTTTATTGGTTCACCTGCTCTCGGCGATCTAACAGACGACGGAAGTCTTGAAGTTGTTGTTCCCGGTAATAACGGTATGTGTTATATATTCCGCTCTGATGGTTCATCTCTTTCGAATTGGCCTCAGCCTTATGATAAGAATGGAGGGACTACTGAATCTTCACCTGTTATCGCGGATTTGAATAACGACGGCAGTCTTGATATCGTCCTGGCCTGTGAAGAAGGACAGTTGAATGCCTGGGATGTCAGCGGAAATTCCCTGTTGGGATTTCCGATTAGACTCAAAGGATTTCTAAGGGGGACTCCCTCGATAGATGATATAGATAATGACGGTGATATCGAACTGGCCGTTTCATGCTGGGACCAGAATGTTTATATATGGGATCTTGATGGAGAGAAATATTATAAATATGATCCCTGGAACGGATTCCACGCTAATATTCATAATAACGGCTGCTTTGATTATTCAGATATTACCGCCGTAAATGAAATAGCGTTTCATTATAAGCTGGAGAGTAGCGGAGTAAGACTGGACTGGCTTGTCCCATACGGCGCCGGTTCCTTCGACCTTTACAGAAGGACAGATACCAGGGAATATGAATTGGTCAGGGGCGGATTAAGAGCCGATGAGGCTGGAATGATTCAGTATACTGACAGGGCGGCTCAGGAGGGCTTGGTTTACTATTATAAGTTAGAGGGGGAGGATAATGACCTCTTCTTTGAAACAAACGGTGTAAATGTGCCCGTTACAAGAGCGAGACTTTATCAGAATCACCCAAACCCCTTCAATCCCTCAACGAAGATATCATTTACAGTACCCGGCACTTCTGAATCCAGCCGGAACACACTGCTTCTGGTTTACGATGCCAGGGGTGCTCTAGTAAAAACCCTTGTAAATAGACCGGTAAGCGGAGGAAGACATACAGTTGAGTGGCAGGGTGATAATAATAGAGGAGCCGCGGTTTCAAGCGGAGTCTATTTTTCACGTCTCCGTGTTGGAGGTTTTAAGGATACCAAGAAGATGATACTTCTTCGTTAATCGTTGATTTATCTTTTCCTGATGAACTGCTATATAATAATGCATCGGCAGTTCTTGAATTGGCGGAGGTTTAAAGTTCTTAACCTCCGCCAAAGTATTATACCATTGTAATTCTATCCTTTTCTCAACACTGATTCAAAGCTTCAAGAGACCTTAATTATTAAATTACATTAAACCGTATGAACTTGAATTATTGACAGAATGGTATAATTTTTAGTATCTTCTTAATTCCCGATGTGTGATTGTATTGTTATAACTGGATTACTAATTTTACTTAAGGATTTTTATGAATTATCAATTGAGTGAAGAGGAAAGGATGCTGCAGAAAACCGCGGCGGATTTTGCGAATAAGACCCTTGCCGCTGTAGCGGTGGAAAGCAATGAAAATGGCGAATTTCAGGATGATATATATAAACAGCTCGGGGAACTTGGATTTCTCGGGATGACCGTTCCCGAGAAATACGGAGGCGTAGATTTTGGAAATTTTTCTCTGACTCTTGCTATAGAGCAAATCAGTAAAGTATGCGCTTCCACAGCTGTTACCATGTCTGTTCATAATTCGTTGACAAACTGGGTTATTCTTAAATACGGAAGTGATGAAAGCCGCGAAAAATATCTGCCAAGACTGGCTTCAGGAGAAATTCTCGGAGCTTACGCCCTTACCGAACCAAATGCGGGGAGTGATATTGCGGGGATACAGACATCCGCGGTTCGCAAAGATAACGACTACATATTGAACGGTTCAAAATTGTTTGTCTCTACCGGCGATAAAGCGGGAGCTATAATTGTATTCGTGAGAACTGATCCCGATGACAGGAACCGCGGTTTGTCAGCTTTTATAGTAGAGCCCGGCTACCCCGGGTTTTCAATCGGAAAAGTAGAAAAGAAAATGGGGCTGAAGGCGTCTTCGACTGTTGAGCTTGTCTTCGAAGACTGCGTTGTCCCGGCCTCGAATCTTCTTTCTGAAGAAGGCAGAGGTATGGAGATTGCTCTAAGCGCGCTGGACGGAGGCAGGATTGGAATTGCCTCTCAATCCCTGGGAATAGGTCAGGCTGCTTTTGAGGAGGCAATAAAGTTCGCTGGAGCCAGGAAGCAGTTTGGAAAGAGGATTATTGATTTGCAGCCTACGAAATGGAAGTTAGCCGAGATCGCAACTAAACTTGAGGCCGCGCGTTTGCTTGTTTATTCTGCCTCAAAAAGACGTGATGCGGGTGATGCAAGCACTAAACAAGTATCGATGGCGAAGCTGTTTGCCACAAGAGCGGCTAATGAAATAGTCTATGATTCACTTCAGATTCATGGCGGAGTGGGGTATACTTCCGAGTTTCTGATTGAAAGACTTTACAGGGACGCGAGGGCGCTGGAGATCTATGAAGGAACTAGCGAGATTCAGAAGTTAGTAATATCCAGAGAGATCTTAAAAGAATACAGTCATATGTTATCCTAGATAATTTTATGATATGAATCCTGGAAGGAGGAAAAATTGAAAATTATAGTATTATTAAAACGTGTTCCGGACACTGAAGCGAAAATATTGATTAACAGCGAAGGTTCGGGAATTAACAAGGAAGGTGTCAAGTTTATAATCAACACTTATGACGAATATGCCATTGAAGAGGGCCTGCAGCTTAAGGAAAAAATAGGGGGAGAAAGCACTGTAACTGTAGTTTGCATGGGTCCGGAGGAATCAACCGAAATTATAAGAACGGCCCTTGCCATGGGAGCTGACAGGGCTGTTCATATTTGTGATCCCGCTCTTGAAAAACCGACTCCCGATGTGACATCCTCTGTTTTAGCCGCGGCTATTAAGGAAAACGGATTTGATATCATTTTCTGCGGAAAACAGGGGATAGACTACGATATGGCTCAGACACAGGCCTTTCTGGCTGAAAAGCTCGATATTCCGCAGGTTAATGTAATATCTGAATTTGAAATTTCAGAGGATAATAAGAAAGCTTTCCTGACGCGAAGCATTGAGGGCGCGGATGAGAAAGTTGAGGCCTCTCTTCCGGTGATTATATCCTGCGCGAAGGGGTTGAACGAACCTCGTTACGCTTCTCTTCCTGGAATCATGAAGGCCAAGAAGAAAGAGATAAGGAAAGTAACACTGGAGGATCTTGATCTTAGCGATATGTCTTTAGAAAATAAGAGCACTATTGTCAAGTGGCTGTCACAACCCAAGAGTGGTGAATGTAAGTTTATCGAGGGTGAAGAAGCGAGCGAAAAGGCGGCAGAGCTTGCCAGGGTATTACGTGAAGAAGCGAAAGTACTATAAAAATACGGGAAAATAGTATAGAGGAGGATATTTATAATGAATGATATTCTTGTTTTTGGAGAAATAAGGGACGGAAACCTCAAGAAGGTAATCAAAGAACTTATTACCGCCGGAAGGACCGTTGCCGAAGGAACGGGGGGGGCTATAGACGCCGTATTGATAGGCAAAGGCGCTTCCGAGCTTTCGAAGAATATATCCGAATTCGGGATAAGAAAAGCTGTATGCGTCGATGACGATCAAGTGGAAAAATACTCTACAGAGGGTTACGCTAAAGTTGTTTCTGACATGATAGAAGAAAACGGTTACGGGTATATTATCTCAGCCGCTACTGCCATGGGCAGGGATTTGAGCCCAAGAGTTGCCGCCCGCGTGGATGGTGTGATGTTCAGCGACTGTGTTGATTTGAGATTCGAGGATGGACGCTGCGTTGCTAAAAGGCCCGTTTATTCCGGAAAGCTTTTTGTTGAGATTGCTCCGGTCGGAGAGGTTCCGGTTTTTATCACAATAAGGCCTAACAATCTAACCCCGGCTGAAACTGACGGCGGTGAAACTGAGATAGTGACACGTACTTCGGGAGTTACTGAAGATATGATAAGAGCTCTGGCGACGGAGATCATCCCGATGGCTGGAGGAAGACCTGACATTACGGAAGCGGAAGTGATTATTGCCGGCGGAAGGGCTATGAAAGAGGAGTCGAATTTTGAGATCCTCGGAGAACTCGCCGATCTGCTGGGCGGAGCTGTCGGCGCTTCAAGAGCCGCTGTTGACGCTGGTTACGCTCCCCAACCCATTCAAGTAGGTCAGACAGGTAAGATCGTAAACCCGAAACTCTATATTGCCTGCGGGATTTCAGGAGCAATTCAGCATCTTGCCGGAATGAGAACGTCAAAAGTAATCGTGGCGATAAACAAGGATTCTAAGGCTCCTATATTTGAAAAAGCTCATTATGGAATTGTCGGAGATCTTTTTGAAGTTGTCCCTGTGCTTACTCAGGAGATAAAGAAGCTCCTGTAGATTTTTAGATGAGTTTTGTTAAAGGAACATACAGCTTGAAGGATAATCGGGCGGCAAGTGCCTTTTTAATTATATCATCTGTATGTACAAAATGTTTATCTGCCGGGTTGTTATTAAAGGAGAAGTTTTATGACCACTGAAGGCATTATTATGCTGATTACATTATCAGCTGTGCTGATCGCGTTTGGTTTTATTGTTTCTCGACTGATTAGAGCTCTCAGATTGGGCAGGCCGGAAGACAGATTCGACAATTTCGGCCAACGCTTAAAGTCGATTATTGTTTTTGTTGCCGGGCAGGCCCGCGTTCTTTCTCAGGCCTCGGGTATCGGCCATTTCTTCATATTCTGGGGGTTTATTTTTATTACTCTGGGTACCGGCGAACATATCCTGAATATGATAATCCCCTCTTTTAGTTACGAAGCCCTTTTCGGCTCCGGTGCGGCTGCCGTGATATCTTTCTGTCAGGATATACTGGCGTTTATAGTTCTCGGGGCGATCATCGTGTCTATTTTCAGACGGTTTGTTCTAAAACCTGTCCGCCTTGAGAGCGACGATCCAAAAACAGGCAGAGAAGCGGTATTTATCCTTACCTTGATTTTTATTCTGATAATTCTCATGTACGGACTCAAAGGAGCGGGTATTATCCAGGGTGAAGTAGACGGTTCTTCAGCGCCAATTTCCAATGTTGCCGCCAATATCATAGAGAGTAACGGAATAAGAGCCGATATCGCGGAATCAGTGTTCGCGTGGTTTCATCACTTGATCGTTTTCTTCTTTCTGTTATATATTCCTTTTTCAAAGCATATTCATATTCTCGGAGCTATCCCGAATGTTTTTTTCAGGAATCTCGGTTTACCCGGAACATTAACCAGTATGGATTTCGAAGATGAAACAGCTCTGAAATTCGGCAATTCCGTCCTGACCGACTTTTCCTGGAAGCAGCTTCTTGACCTTTATGCCTGCACCGAATGCGGAAGATGCCAGGCGGCCTGCCCTGCGTATCTTACAGATAAACCCTTAACCCCTTATGGAATGATACATAACCTCAGGGGGCATTTTATGGAACAGATGGGCGGCCTTTTGTCCGGTAACGATAAGGATTCGGAAGAAAAGCAGATTGTTCCCGGCCAGGTATCAAAGGATGAACTCTGGGCTTGCACAACGTGCGGAGCGTGTCTTCAGGAATGTCCTCCTTTTATCGAGCATGTTCAGAAAATAGTAGATCTGAGAAGATATTTGGTTTTAACAGAAGCTGATTTTCCGCCTGAAGTCCAACCGGTTTTTAAAAACATGGAGGTAAATTACAATCCGTGGTCATTCGGTTACGCCGACAGAGCAAATTGGGCGGCAGACCTTGATGTGCCTATAGCTTCGGAAAAGAAGAACTTTGATATATTATTCTGGGTAGGATGCGCCGGCTCGTTTGACGACAGGGGCAAGACGATAGCGAGATCTGTAGTGCGACTGCTTGAGAGGGCGGGAATTGACTACGCCATTTTAGGCACTGAGGAAAAATGCTGCGGCGACTCCGCGAGGAGATTGGGTAACGAGTATCTCGCGCAGATGCTTATTGAATCGAATATAGAGGTCATGAAAAACTATGAATTCAATAGAATATTGACCATTTGTCCCCATGGGCTTAATTCCTTCAGGGCGGACTACCCTCAAGCGGGATATTCAAAACCTGTCGTCCATCACGCTGAATTTCTTCTCGAGCTTGCCCGGGCCGGGAAACTTAAGTTCGCGGCCGCTAAAGATATAAAAGGGATTTATCATGACCCGTGTTATCTTGGAAGGTATAATGATATTATTTCAGAACCCCGCGAGCTGATTTCACAAATAGAAGGAGTCGATCTGTCTGAGTTTGACAGGCACGGGAAACGAAGTTTCTGCTGTGGAGCTGGAGGCGGAAGGATGTGGCTGGAGGAGACAATCGGAGATAAAATAAACGAAACAAGAGTCAAGGAGGCTCTTAAAACAGATATAGATCAGATATATACCGCCTGCCCCTTCTGCATGACGATGTTTGAGGACGGATTGAAGGCGCTGGAAAATGAAAAGGTGGAAGTAAAAGATATTTCAGAGTTGCTTCTTGAAGCTTCAAGTGAAAAGCAATAAGTTGCACTAGAGATTTCAGAACCGCTTGGAAAGGGAAACGGAAATAAGCGTTATTGAGAAATCATCTTCCTTCCCCGTATGAGTCTCAGGATCGTGTATTATAAGCATATCCGGCAATTTGATCTTTAACGGATAGAATGGAATCTCTTAAGCGCCTCATCTTTCCAGGACGGATCACGCGCCGCCTTTTTGAACTTATCTTTGGCTCTGGCAGGGAAACCGTCTTTGAAAAGGGCTGTTCCCCAGTAGAAATAAAGCCCTCCCGAATCCGGGAATTCCCTTACACCCCTCCGAATGACCGAGTAGGCGCGGTCTGTTTTTCCTGTTTTGATAAGTAGCCGGCAGAGAGTATTATAGGCCTTCTTTCTCTCGTTTGTTCCGCGCGAATCATTTATTGAGAGCCCATCTTCGAAAAATTTAATGGCTGAAGTATAATTGCCGAGTTTCCGGTGGACTGCCGCAAGGCATAAATTTGCGTGAGAGCTGTTTCGCGTTCCAAGTGCCTTTCTGTAATGCTCAAGAGCTTTCGCGTACCTCTTTCTGCTGTAATTGATATATCCTAAATAAATATGTGCTGAATAATTTCCCTTGTCTTTCCTCAGTGTTTTTTCAAACGCCTTTTTTGCTTCTGAATATCTGCCCTGCCCGTAATACAATTTTCCCAGAAGAAGATCCGCCTCTTTCAGCCCATTTGCTTTAAGCAGATATTTTTCAGCCTCCGCTTTATATCCGAGACGGAAATCCGCCCGTCCGAGCATCAGGTAGTGTCTTCTGTCAGCGACGCCTTTCTTCTCAAGCTTACGCATACGGGATCGAAGCTGTGACCAGTCTTCGGTATATCTTAGTGTTTTGCTTGTTTCATAAGCAGCGTCCGGGTCGTAAGGGTTCAGTCTGTAAACTCTTTCCCAGAGCGTGAATGATTCATCCTCTTTACCGAGGTTAGAATAGATTTTAGCCAGCAATCTTAGCGCTTCTATGTTTTCAGGGTGAGAATCGATGAGTTCTTCGAGCATCGAGGCCGCTTTCTTCAAGTTGCCGGCTGCGGCGGTTTGATTTGCGTCAACTAATACTATTTCCGGGGGACGTTTCTGCGTTGTCTTAGCGGTATCTGCGGGTTTTTCCGCGGCTGGATGCCGGCCCTGGGGACCAGCGCATCCGGCAAAAAAGGCAACTGTTATAATTATAATAACGAGAGAGTACCTGAATTGCGGCATAATCTGCTTCCTTTCCGTTTTTTAATCCCTTCTCTAAAAAATAAATATGGTAAACGGTTTCCGCGCAAGCTTTAATTATCCATATAGTAAAGCTTGATTTCTGATTTTATTGATAGGTTTTATTCTTGGTACTGGAAAAAATTTGTATAATATGATTATATTAAACCGTAAATGCTGCGTTTATTTCTCGGAAGATGTCGGAAGATGAAAGTTTGAGGGTGAGCTGAAAGTTATAAATTTTAAGTGCTCCCGCCGGAGGGCAAACTATAAATGATGTGGATGTGAATGTTTCTGTTCTTACAGATAGACAGTGAGGTTGTAAAATGTCGATTATGATGCTGAAGAAACAAAGAGTTGTTTTATTATCTGTTTTCTTCCTTATCTTTTCCCTTCTTGTTTCCTGTTCAAAGAAGGATAGTAGCCGGAGGGCTGATTTGAAGGGAAGAACCGATCTTACGGTTCTTTTTACAAGTGGTTTGCATGGAAAGATCAGATCATGCGGTTGCGCTGTAATCGACATGGGCGGTCTTGGGCGTATGGCTACTTATGTTAAGAGGACTAAGAGAAAAACAGATAATCTTATTTTCTTAAGCTGCGGCGATGATTTCAGCCTTGATTTATCCTTTTCGATGGATAAAGCGGATTTATTAATGGAGTGTTATGAATTAATGGGACTCGATGTTTTTACTACCGGGGAGATAGAATATATTTTCGGTTTGGATTATTTAATTGATATTGACGAGCTGTTCTCCTTTGATTTTGTCGTTTCCAATCTCGTTTATTCTGAGAATAGAGAAAGGGTCTTCAAGCCCGCTTATTTGATAAAGGAGCTTGATACCGGGCTCAGGGTGGGGATAACCGGCCTTCTGGATGATTCTGTGCGCTTCCCTGATTATATAGATCGTTCTAAATTCAGGCTTGAACCGGCCGTGGATACCCTAAAGGCAGTGGCTGAAAGGATGAAAGACGAGGCGGATTTACTTATAGTGCTTTCTCATATGGAGTTGGACGCAACCAGGAGGGTTCTCAGCGAAGTACCTCTGTTTGACATTGCCGTTACCGGACACGGGAGTCAGAGGATCGATAAAATCGAGAGAGTAGGTGAAACGTTACTCTTAGGTGTGGGGGGGGACGGTAAATATATCGGGAAACTGGATCTTGAAATTTCCAGAAAGGGAGAAATCGAATACTCATCTGTAAAACTGGTTCCTTTGGAAAAAAATATACCGATTCATAATGGTGTCAAAAGGGTGTTCCGCAGCCACGGCATCGAGCTGACAGACAAAGAAGACAGCAAGAAAAGTTATTGATAACCGGGAAAGGGTAAAGAAGGGTGATTAGGCAAGTTATTTTAGATCCATCCGTAACTCTGCCACTTTAACTTTGCTGTTGACATTGTTGTTAAAGCATATTAATTTCCATTGGAGAAAACTGTTAGTGTATGGTATAAAATTATAAGTAGATAGAGAAACGAGTTATTCGATTTTTACAAAGGAGAGGTCGATGTCTAAGTTTTTTTCCTTTTCCATGATTATTGTTTTAACTGTCAGTATTTTTGCCGGTTGCGGAGGAGAGCTTGAGGAAACTTATACTCAGGTAAGTTTAAGGGAAGCGAATTTCGCCGGAATCAAGAGTCCGGGCTATAAGTTCAGTTTTGATACTCCCCATTTCATAGCGTCTAAGGATGACGCGGCTCTCGTACGTGAAGGGAATCTGCTTGATTTTTTCACTGGCGATAAACTCGGCAGTGAGATAGAAGCTTTAAAGGGCAAGAATTACAGCGTCGGTGTTACCAAGAGATTTAACCCCGTAGTTCATTACAAAGTGGATTTTATTGTCGTTGGACAGGACACTTCTTTTGTTGACGCCCCGGCGGGCAACCCTCTTCCTAATATAGTCAAGGGTTTTGATGATTCCCCTTATGAAGAGATAACACTCGATGGTTTAACCTATAATACTCGTACAACAAAGGAAATAATAGACACAAAATTCAAGATAGACAAAGCCCCTGTAACTTATGAGGAAGTCAGCTACGACGGTGAACCTGAGATGGCTTTTCTGCTGAACCTGAAGAATGTAAGTTTTATTGTT
Proteins encoded:
- a CDS encoding acyl-CoA dehydrogenase family protein, producing the protein MNYQLSEEERMLQKTAADFANKTLAAVAVESNENGEFQDDIYKQLGELGFLGMTVPEKYGGVDFGNFSLTLAIEQISKVCASTAVTMSVHNSLTNWVILKYGSDESREKYLPRLASGEILGAYALTEPNAGSDIAGIQTSAVRKDNDYILNGSKLFVSTGDKAGAIIVFVRTDPDDRNRGLSAFIVEPGYPGFSIGKVEKKMGLKASSTVELVFEDCVVPASNLLSEEGRGMEIALSALDGGRIGIASQSLGIGQAAFEEAIKFAGARKQFGKRIIDLQPTKWKLAEIATKLEAARLLVYSASKRRDAGDASTKQVSMAKLFATRAANEIVYDSLQIHGGVGYTSEFLIERLYRDARALEIYEGTSEIQKLVISREILKEYSHMLS
- a CDS encoding C25 family cysteine peptidase — encoded protein: MRRSVLCMIMIIFTAGLLLTPEAALTSTVTWDFSMERSDADFSEPVAGAQRFTEIEGFQMTEYLDYPQVPYRVVSLLIPQGEKVSSIELIDVESVDFEKPVLLANYNGELLDDGTKLGLTADKEDIITSDSAFPKWQIRHLGTNNYREYRIVSIAIYPIHYSIETSELEMITKAKLIVETAPRDFKGSDAKRIRHIKGFRKESREIVESMVENEDMASSYLFEDIRVDDTKRGFLPSYMPSTEGSEVKYIIITNEEMKATFQEFADRKTREGIPAVVKTVQWIENNYRNGVDIAESIRNFIQEAYAKWGAEWVLLAGDTDVIPDRVAYSDFYYGEYIPTDMYYSCLDGTWNADGDSLWGEAPGATAGDDADLYSEVYIGRMPVSTLEEAELLINKTIDYETPSDTTSKEKFLMLGEVLFPSDYSPGDDIILDGAELLDDIYQSWLQGHTEITTDRLYENYPAYSGSEELTKASALSYLDAGTNHVVHAGHGYKYNMSVGDASILNYDANNLTNGDALFSMYLMNCTNASYDTDCLAEYFLLNNTGGAYAVTGSSRSAFPSTSRLYMEEYYRLVFDENIMELGKLYTLSREPYTSSALSESSHRWTHFICNLLGDPEAMMHRGEVKNFSVTLPPSLAMGENDVTVAVQSDGMPFDSARVCLYKENDDYIYGNTDLSGEITFNDFLCREQGMVYVAVTGLNHSVYLDTIEVLQESGPYLRVSDKNCSDSSGGNGDGVIDSGETLDLFVEIENTGGTDAEKLYAKLSSSDTGVTVIDSTALYPDIVAGGKEFGNDPFSFSVSPGYGDEEVIEFQIAVLDSSGSVWSEHFAFEVHAPRIELYVNSKSDELPYGDGDGTVETGENFLLKIGVKNFGTGSAVGLEGVISSLDPDLTVIDGVSTYADIAPMEIGYGNGFVVSEDSLSRNNYFSLTLTDNRGRVFTKQLELREPQAPENVNLDASLGADQIVLFWHHASSGDTLNDFLVYRSLSSGGPFSQVSKDLLFHTTYHDYGLLSSTHYYYLVAAVDSCGNMGPYCNEVSITTSPAQQTGWPNRMQKETSSSPKIGDIDGDSDNELVIGSDYMYAWHDDGIELRDGDNKPLTWGILNTEGDNFVAAPTLVDLDGQAGAEIVGSSWNTDEIYVFDSEGNNLPGWPKSTASFCWASSAAGDFDGDGDKELATQDISGNVYVWHHDGSEMTDGDGDPGTDGIFLAGDGTGDGWHVSTPSFADIDGDGVLELIVGDHNDSLYCLNSDGSSVSGWPVFIGDAGAIITASPAVGDIDNDGEMEIVVQNNVGRVLGLNHDGSTMSGWPKWVSSSGYFIGSPALGDLTDDGSLEVVVPGNNGMCYIFRSDGSSLSNWPQPYDKNGGTTESSPVIADLNNDGSLDIVLACEEGQLNAWDVSGNSLLGFPIRLKGFLRGTPSIDDIDNDGDIELAVSCWDQNVYIWDLDGEKYYKYDPWNGFHANIHNNGCFDYSDITAVNEIAFHYKLESSGVRLDWLVPYGAGSFDLYRRTDTREYELVRGGLRADEAGMIQYTDRAAQEGLVYYYKLEGEDNDLFFETNGVNVPVTRARLYQNHPNPFNPSTKISFTVPGTSESSRNTLLLVYDARGALVKTLVNRPVSGGRHTVEWQGDNNRGAAVSSGVYFSRLRVGGFKDTKKMILLR
- a CDS encoding electron transfer flavoprotein subunit alpha/FixB family protein; its protein translation is MNDILVFGEIRDGNLKKVIKELITAGRTVAEGTGGAIDAVLIGKGASELSKNISEFGIRKAVCVDDDQVEKYSTEGYAKVVSDMIEENGYGYIISAATAMGRDLSPRVAARVDGVMFSDCVDLRFEDGRCVAKRPVYSGKLFVEIAPVGEVPVFITIRPNNLTPAETDGGETEIVTRTSGVTEDMIRALATEIIPMAGGRPDITEAEVIIAGGRAMKEESNFEILGELADLLGGAVGASRAAVDAGYAPQPIQVGQTGKIVNPKLYIACGISGAIQHLAGMRTSKVIVAINKDSKAPIFEKAHYGIVGDLFEVVPVLTQEIKKLL
- a CDS encoding electron transfer flavoprotein subunit beta/FixA family protein; translated protein: MKIIVLLKRVPDTEAKILINSEGSGINKEGVKFIINTYDEYAIEEGLQLKEKIGGESTVTVVCMGPEESTEIIRTALAMGADRAVHICDPALEKPTPDVTSSVLAAAIKENGFDIIFCGKQGIDYDMAQTQAFLAEKLDIPQVNVISEFEISEDNKKAFLTRSIEGADEKVEASLPVIISCAKGLNEPRYASLPGIMKAKKKEIRKVTLEDLDLSDMSLENKSTIVKWLSQPKSGECKFIEGEEASEKAAELARVLREEAKVL